Proteins encoded within one genomic window of Actinoplanes octamycinicus:
- a CDS encoding DUF3152 domain-containing protein, which produces MANATNASPDPATGANPPATGRRARNEPTRSKTTSAATATSAKAVITAPTDTAKSTRTRKAATEPAPSPNGRSSTTRSATGRSTTATSAAGSRSTVTGAATRSSAAKSAAAARKTAAATGRSTAAAATGRSTSAAVNGRSAAAAAAGKSAAVDGARKTAAADTAGRKTAADAAGRKSAATDASARRSAADSAARGSAAADSAGRKAAGAASNGRKVVGGAVAGTTGGKTGAGRAAKRIGSGESASNGRSAARRQAAGESAPARSRAVPAETGTAARPRKTLSTDVPASTPATPRKTVIRPERPALHAAPDPDDSSTSGGRHRRSSEPLGPVGGRHRSAGEESSARHRADQPPAASPMSPAGPSPAASPLSPVISPGALPVESADPSVLPQPPVEAPARHSAARHAQPQPEAIPVDPETGLPPGMTRGILELAAERLAAARATPPEEEPEPEPEEPEPVDETPRPATRRRSLGGSAPRGTGMPAAGTRPGSGSRPPLASRPPAGPPEAVRPPTPPPPADLHHPPAAPEAYAYRPAPAPEGHRGSAVPSDAADLHRSPHANSPADPRHQATGAESGAGWPASSRRTRTNRLTSADASMPEVHEAPAEPEETADRPPARSSRRRPVVRPLKASLVQPEQSSRPDPSGFFAPARADRSAGRASSAMPDAATADAQARAAHRESTADAGLATDAAHSAPHPAAESPTAASMPGAATAYPIVEAARQAEAARQAEMARHGEAARHGEAALQGEAALQGEAALQGEAALQGEAALQGEAALQGEAALQGEAARHGEVGMTSRAVLPAGGEDTAPDTAEIPRVTATGQPWTEPEAEEAHDAAWFWSTGEHPRPGLPESLRLPAEIPDGLWHPADHRAEPPVPEQAIPHRADDAEAAYPEIIDQETGLAVPRGVEHVAGHEGTSAIGSPAVAPAVGEAQEMPAVGESHGPSAVSESHGMPAVGESSGSPVVEIDRSSPPPDVDGQPEGRAELTPSARKLRRRRRLITSLAYAMVVALVVIVGHELRDRQRPAAVDRETAQRAAEPIGGAQPGSVEAEKGTDQIGSAQGAPPAAGQPGDFRYAKGRGPILGDAGKLHRFRVAVEETVTGVEPADFAESIDRTLGDGRSWIGSGKLRLRRVPKSDRDAEFTVFLATPKTSEQMCAEGGLHTEGFTSCRLPGEVVINAERWATAIPDYRGELDQYREYVINHEVGHQLGHGHEGCPGEGRPAPVMLPQTYGLEGCTRNAWPFRGGKRYTGEPRP; this is translated from the coding sequence ATGGCAAACGCGACAAATGCCTCCCCTGATCCGGCGACCGGCGCGAACCCGCCCGCCACCGGCCGGCGTGCCCGCAACGAGCCAACCCGATCGAAGACGACGTCCGCGGCGACCGCGACGTCGGCGAAGGCCGTCATCACGGCCCCGACCGACACCGCGAAGTCCACCCGGACCCGGAAGGCGGCCACCGAGCCGGCCCCATCGCCGAACGGCCGGTCGTCGACGACCCGGTCAGCGACCGGCCGATCGACCACCGCGACCAGCGCGGCCGGCTCCCGCTCGACGGTGACCGGCGCCGCCACCCGCAGTTCCGCCGCCAAATCCGCAGCCGCCGCCCGGAAGACCGCTGCCGCCACCGGCAGGTCCACGGCCGCTGCCGCCACCGGCAGGTCCACGTCGGCGGCCGTCAACGGCAGGTCCGCGGCGGCGGCTGCCGCCGGCAAGTCCGCGGCCGTGGATGGTGCCCGTAAGACAGCGGCGGCGGACACCGCCGGCCGTAAGACTGCCGCGGATGCCGCCGGCCGGAAGTCCGCGGCCACCGATGCGTCCGCCCGCCGGAGTGCCGCCGACTCCGCGGCGCGCGGAAGCGCGGCCGCCGACTCCGCCGGCCGGAAGGCGGCGGGTGCCGCGTCCAACGGCCGCAAGGTGGTCGGGGGAGCGGTCGCCGGGACGACTGGCGGCAAGACCGGAGCGGGCCGGGCCGCGAAGCGCATCGGTTCCGGGGAGTCGGCGAGCAACGGCAGGTCGGCCGCGCGGCGGCAGGCTGCCGGAGAGAGCGCGCCGGCCCGGAGCCGTGCCGTGCCGGCCGAGACCGGGACAGCCGCGCGCCCTCGCAAGACCCTCTCCACCGACGTTCCGGCCAGCACGCCGGCGACGCCGCGCAAGACCGTCATCCGGCCGGAGCGCCCGGCGCTGCACGCCGCCCCGGACCCGGACGATTCGAGCACCAGCGGAGGCCGGCACCGGCGGAGCTCCGAACCGCTCGGCCCGGTGGGCGGCCGGCACCGATCGGCCGGGGAGGAATCCTCGGCCCGGCACCGAGCCGACCAGCCACCGGCCGCCTCACCGATGTCGCCCGCCGGCCCGTCGCCCGCCGCCTCGCCGCTGTCCCCGGTCATTTCTCCGGGCGCGCTACCGGTGGAGTCCGCTGATCCGTCGGTGCTGCCGCAGCCGCCGGTGGAGGCACCGGCTCGGCACTCGGCCGCGCGGCACGCCCAGCCGCAGCCCGAGGCGATCCCGGTGGACCCGGAGACCGGCCTGCCACCCGGCATGACCCGCGGAATCCTGGAACTCGCCGCGGAACGCCTGGCCGCCGCTCGCGCCACCCCGCCCGAGGAGGAGCCGGAGCCCGAGCCGGAAGAGCCGGAACCGGTCGACGAGACGCCCCGCCCGGCCACGCGCCGGCGTTCGCTGGGCGGCTCCGCGCCGCGCGGCACCGGAATGCCGGCCGCGGGCACCCGCCCCGGTTCGGGTTCCCGGCCGCCCCTGGCGTCACGTCCGCCGGCCGGCCCACCCGAGGCGGTCCGTCCGCCGACGCCCCCGCCGCCGGCCGACCTGCACCACCCACCGGCCGCGCCCGAGGCGTACGCGTACCGACCGGCGCCCGCGCCCGAGGGGCACCGCGGCTCGGCGGTCCCCTCGGACGCTGCCGACCTGCACCGCTCGCCGCACGCGAACTCGCCGGCGGACCCGCGCCATCAGGCCACCGGTGCCGAGTCCGGCGCCGGTTGGCCGGCGTCCTCGCGGCGGACCCGGACGAATCGTCTGACCTCGGCCGATGCGTCGATGCCGGAGGTGCACGAGGCGCCTGCCGAGCCGGAGGAGACGGCGGACCGTCCGCCGGCGCGGTCCAGCCGCCGCCGTCCGGTCGTGCGCCCGTTGAAGGCCAGCCTGGTCCAGCCCGAGCAGTCCAGCCGGCCGGACCCGTCGGGGTTCTTCGCGCCTGCCCGCGCCGACCGATCGGCGGGCCGGGCGTCGAGCGCGATGCCGGACGCCGCAACCGCGGATGCCCAGGCGCGCGCGGCCCACCGGGAATCGACCGCGGACGCCGGCCTCGCGACGGATGCGGCGCACTCCGCGCCTCACCCGGCTGCGGAGTCGCCCACCGCTGCTTCGATGCCGGGCGCGGCGACCGCGTACCCCATCGTGGAAGCGGCCCGGCAGGCGGAAGCGGCCCGGCAGGCAGAAATGGCCCGGCACGGAGAAGCGGCCCGGCACGGAGAAGCGGCCCTGCAGGGCGAAGCGGCCCTGCAGGGCGAAGCGGCCCTGCAGGGCGAAGCGGCCCTGCAGGGCGAAGCGGCCCTGCAGGGCGAAGCGGCCCTGCAGGGCGAAGCGGCCCTGCAGGGCGAAGCGGCCCGGCACGGTGAGGTGGGCATGACTTCGCGGGCGGTGCTGCCGGCCGGGGGCGAGGACACCGCGCCGGACACCGCCGAGATTCCGCGGGTGACCGCCACCGGCCAGCCGTGGACTGAGCCGGAGGCCGAGGAGGCGCACGACGCCGCCTGGTTCTGGTCGACCGGCGAGCATCCGCGGCCCGGCCTGCCGGAGAGCCTCCGCCTGCCCGCGGAGATCCCGGACGGGCTCTGGCATCCGGCCGACCACCGGGCCGAGCCGCCGGTTCCTGAGCAGGCGATCCCGCACCGGGCCGACGACGCGGAGGCCGCCTACCCGGAGATCATCGACCAGGAGACCGGACTGGCAGTCCCGCGCGGCGTCGAGCACGTCGCCGGTCACGAGGGCACGTCCGCCATCGGGTCGCCCGCCGTCGCGCCGGCCGTGGGTGAGGCGCAGGAGATGCCGGCCGTGGGTGAGTCGCACGGGCCGTCGGCCGTGAGTGAGTCGCACGGGATGCCGGCCGTGGGTGAGTCGTCCGGGTCACCGGTTGTCGAGATCGACCGGAGCAGCCCGCCGCCGGATGTCGACGGCCAGCCGGAAGGCCGCGCGGAGCTGACGCCGTCCGCCCGCAAGCTGCGGCGTCGCCGCCGCCTGATCACCTCCCTGGCGTACGCGATGGTGGTGGCCCTGGTGGTGATCGTCGGCCATGAGTTGCGGGACCGGCAGCGACCCGCCGCGGTCGACCGGGAGACCGCGCAGCGCGCGGCCGAGCCGATCGGCGGCGCGCAACCGGGCAGCGTGGAGGCGGAGAAGGGAACGGATCAGATCGGTTCGGCGCAGGGTGCACCGCCGGCTGCCGGTCAGCCCGGCGATTTCCGGTACGCCAAGGGGCGCGGCCCGATCCTCGGTGACGCCGGCAAGCTGCACCGTTTCCGGGTGGCCGTGGAGGAGACGGTGACCGGGGTGGAGCCGGCCGACTTCGCCGAGTCGATCGACCGGACCCTGGGCGACGGCCGGAGCTGGATCGGGAGCGGCAAGCTCCGCCTGCGCCGGGTGCCGAAGTCGGACCGGGACGCCGAGTTCACCGTCTTCCTGGCCACGCCGAAGACGTCGGAGCAGATGTGCGCGGAAGGCGGCCTGCACACCGAGGGGTTCACCTCGTGCCGGCTGCCCGGCGAGGTGGTGATCAACGCGGAGCGCTGGGCCACCGCGATCCCGGACTACCGGGGTGAGCTGGACCAGTACCGGGAGTACGTGATCAATCACGAGGTCGGCCACCAGCTCGGGCACGGTCACGAGGGCTGCCCCGGCGAGGGCCGGCCGGCGCCGGTGATGCTGCCGCAGACGTACGGTCTGGAGGGTTGCACCCGCAACGCCTGGCCGTTCCGCGGCGGCAAGCGGTACACCGGGGAGCCGCGCCCCTGA
- the moeZ gene encoding adenylyltransferase/sulfurtransferase MoeZ produces MALPPLVEPAAELSVDEIRRYSRHLIIPDVGMDGQKRLKNAKVLAVGAGGLGSPALLYLAAAGVGTLGIIDFDTVDESNLQRQVIHGVSDVGTPKAESAARSIAEINPLVNVVIHNTALDRDNVKEIFSQYDLIVDGTDNFATRYMVNDAAVLLGKPYVWGSIYRFDGQASVFWEEHGPCYRCLYPEPPPPGMVPSCAEGGVLGVLCASIGSIQVNEAIKLITGIGEPLVGRLMVYDALEMEYRKIKVRKDPNCALCGENPTVTDLLEDYEDFCGAVSAEAQEAVTGSTITARELKDWQDTGKDVFLVDVREPAEWEINRIPGAVLIPKGEILSGEALAKFPQDRQIVLHCKSGVRSAEALAALKAAGFKDAVHVQGGIVSWVNTVDPSLPSY; encoded by the coding sequence GTGGCTCTGCCCCCGCTCGTCGAGCCGGCCGCCGAGCTGAGCGTCGACGAGATCCGCCGCTATTCGCGTCACCTGATCATCCCCGATGTCGGGATGGACGGGCAGAAGCGGCTGAAGAACGCCAAGGTCCTCGCCGTCGGCGCGGGCGGCCTCGGCTCGCCGGCGCTGCTCTACCTGGCCGCGGCCGGCGTGGGCACGCTCGGCATCATCGACTTCGACACGGTCGACGAGTCCAACCTGCAGCGCCAGGTGATCCACGGCGTCTCCGACGTCGGCACGCCCAAGGCGGAGTCGGCGGCGCGCAGCATCGCCGAGATCAACCCGCTGGTCAACGTGGTCATTCACAACACCGCGCTGGACCGCGACAACGTCAAAGAGATCTTCAGCCAGTACGACCTGATCGTCGACGGCACCGACAACTTCGCGACGCGGTACATGGTGAACGACGCCGCCGTGCTGCTCGGCAAGCCGTATGTGTGGGGTTCGATCTACCGCTTCGACGGCCAGGCCTCGGTCTTCTGGGAGGAGCACGGTCCCTGCTACCGCTGCCTCTACCCGGAGCCCCCGCCGCCCGGCATGGTGCCGAGCTGCGCCGAGGGCGGCGTGCTCGGCGTGCTCTGCGCGTCGATCGGTTCGATCCAGGTCAACGAGGCGATCAAGCTGATCACCGGCATCGGTGAGCCGCTGGTCGGCCGTCTGATGGTCTACGACGCCCTGGAGATGGAGTACCGCAAGATCAAGGTTCGCAAGGACCCGAACTGCGCGCTCTGCGGGGAGAACCCGACCGTCACCGACCTGCTCGAGGACTACGAGGACTTCTGCGGCGCGGTCTCGGCCGAGGCGCAGGAGGCGGTGACCGGCTCCACCATCACCGCTCGTGAGCTCAAGGACTGGCAGGACACCGGCAAGGACGTGTTCCTGGTCGACGTCCGCGAGCCCGCCGAGTGGGAGATCAACCGGATCCCGGGCGCGGTGCTGATCCCCAAGGGCGAGATCCTCTCCGGCGAGGCGCTGGCCAAGTTCCCGCAGGACCGGCAGATCGTGCTGCACTGCAAGTCGGGCGTGCGCTCGGCGGAGGCGCTGGCCGCGCTCAAGGCGGCCGGCTTCAAGGACGCGGTGCACGTCCAGGGCGGCATCGTCTCCTGGGTCAACACGGTCGACCCGTCGCTCCCGTCCTACTGA
- a CDS encoding prenyltransferase/squalene oxidase repeat-containing protein, with amino-acid sequence MVDIDAAIGYVVAHGDPVERARLSYLRTGQPASPEIIDRIAAGQMPEGGWPASADGQVPSVDATCFRLGELDDLGGLRAGPVAERALHWLAGAQRPDGTWQEHELLAGEAPAWALPGDPEATLYLTSVAGFWLTAATVEVDPYQTRGRYGDVLGSAATFVAGQLRPDGTWPSFLAAGWHAAGLLYQQQYFYESSRVQQVLGERLPDMSPADVAAMAAALRRVNLGDDWLLRNAWKRLAETQRTDGGWDSNEGPVFDVNITLTALRACR; translated from the coding sequence GTGGTCGATATCGATGCCGCGATCGGTTACGTCGTGGCCCATGGTGACCCGGTCGAGCGTGCGCGCCTTTCCTACCTGCGGACCGGTCAGCCAGCCTCCCCGGAGATCATCGACCGGATCGCCGCCGGCCAGATGCCGGAGGGCGGGTGGCCCGCCTCCGCCGACGGCCAGGTTCCCTCGGTGGACGCGACCTGTTTCCGGCTGGGCGAGCTCGACGATCTCGGTGGCCTGCGGGCCGGCCCGGTCGCCGAGCGCGCGCTGCACTGGCTGGCCGGTGCCCAGCGCCCGGACGGCACCTGGCAGGAGCACGAGCTGCTGGCCGGCGAGGCGCCCGCGTGGGCGCTGCCCGGCGACCCGGAGGCCACCCTCTATCTGACCTCGGTGGCCGGTTTCTGGCTGACCGCGGCCACCGTCGAGGTCGATCCCTACCAGACCCGCGGGCGCTATGGCGACGTGCTCGGCTCGGCCGCCACCTTCGTCGCCGGCCAGCTGCGGCCGGACGGGACCTGGCCGTCCTTCCTGGCCGCCGGGTGGCACGCCGCCGGCCTGCTCTATCAGCAGCAGTATTTCTACGAGTCGTCCCGGGTCCAGCAGGTTCTCGGCGAGCGCCTGCCGGACATGTCGCCGGCCGACGTGGCCGCGATGGCCGCCGCGCTGCGCCGGGTCAACCTGGGTGACGACTGGCTGCTGCGGAACGCGTGGAAGAGGCTGGCCGAGACCCAGCGCACCGACGGCGGCTGGGACAGCAACGAGGGCCCGGTCTTCGACGTCAACATCACGCTGACCGCGCTCCGCGCCTGCCGCTGA